In one Poecilia reticulata strain Guanapo linkage group LG8, Guppy_female_1.0+MT, whole genome shotgun sequence genomic region, the following are encoded:
- the adsl gene encoding adenylosuccinate lyase, producing MDGDEEFMKYRSPLVSRYASKEMAFNFSDKKKFTTWRKLWILLAKAEKELGLPITDAQIQEMESHAEDIDFAMATEQERKLRHDVMAHVHTFAHCCPSAAPIIHLGATSCYVGDNTDLIMLRDGFDILLPKLARVIDRLADYADKYKDLPTLGFTHYQPAQLTTVGKRACLWLQDLAMDXRNLQRARDDLRFRGVKGTTGTQASFLQLFQGDHDKVEELDRKVTEMAGFRKAYLVTGQTYSRKVDVDCLSSLASLGSTVHKICTDIRLLANLKEIEEPFEKEQIGSSAMPYKRNPMRAERCCSLARHLVALMADPLQTASVQWLERTLDDSANRRISLPESFLTADIILSTLQNITEGLVVYPKVIERHIRHELPFMATENIIMAMVQAGGNRQDCHEKIRVLSHEAAAVVKQEGGDNDLLARVQRDPYFTPILGQLDALLDPSTFIGRAPQQVTRFLSEEIRPLLEPFKSKMDVNIELEL from the exons ATGGATGGAGACGAGGAGTTCATGAAGTACCGCTCTCCGCTGGTGTCCAGATATGCAAGCAAGGAAATGGCCTTTAACTTCAGCGACAAGAAAAAATTCACAACCTGGAGGAAGCTGTGGATCCTACTGGCCAAAGCTGAGAAG GAATTGGGTCTGCCGATTACGGACGCTCAGATCCAGGAGATGGAGAGCCACGCCGAGGACATCGACTTCGCCATGGCCACCGAACAGGAGCGGAAGCTCCGGCACGACGTCATGGCTCACGTCCACACCTTCGCTCACTGCTGCCCCTCCGCCGCCCCCATCATCCACCTGGGAGCCACGTCTTGTTATGTCGGAGACAACACC GATCTCATTATGCTGCGCGATGGCTTTGACATCCTCCTCCCTAAG CTGGCGAGGGTCATCGACAGGCTGGCAGACTACGCAGACAAATACAAAGACCTTCCTACACTTGGCTTCACACACTACCA GCCTGCCCAGCTCACCACCGTAGGGAAGCGGGCGTGCCTCTGGCTGCAGGACTTGGCGATGGACWTGCGGAACCTGCAGCGAGCCCGTGACGACCTGCGTTTCCGGGGGGTCAAGGGGACGACCGGGACCCAGGCTAGCTTCCTGCAGCTCTTTCAGGGGGACCACGATAAG GTGGAGGAGCTGGACAGGAAGGTGACAGAAATGGCTGGGTTCAGAAA AGCTTACCTGGTGACCGGACAGACTTACAGCCGTAAAGTGGACGTCGACTGTCTGTCCAGCTTGGCCAGTTTGGGCTCTACTGTCCACAAG ATTTGTACGGACATCCGTCTGCTGGCCAACCTGAAGGAAATAGAAGAGCCTTTTGAGAAAGAGCAGATCG GTTCCAGTGCCATGCCCTACAAGAGGAACCCGATGCGCGCAGAGCGCTGCTGCAGCCTGGCTCGGCACCTGGTGGCACTGATGGCCGACCCGCTACAGACGGCGTCGGTCCAGTGGCTGGAGAGGACGCTGGACGACAGCGCCAACAG GAGGATCTCCCTCCCAGAGTCCTTCCTGACCGCAGACATCATCCTCAGCACTCTGCAGAACATCACAGAGGGCCTGGTGGTCTACCCGAAGGTCATCGAGAGGCACATCCGCCACGAGCTGCCCTTCATGGCCACAGAGAACATCATTATGGCCATGGTGCAGGCCGGAGGGAACAGACAG GACTGCCACGAGAAAATCCGGGTTCTGTCCCATGAGGCGGCGGCTGTAGTGAAACAGGAAGGAGGCGACAACGACCTGCTGGCCAGAGTCCAGAGAGACCCCTACTTCACCCCCATCCTGGGCCAGCTGGATGCCCTGCTGGACCCCAGCACCTTCATCGGCCGCGCCCCACAGCAA GTAACGAGGTTCCTGTCTGAAGAAAtacgccccctgctggagccCTTTAAGTCGAAGATGGATGTGAATATTGAACTGGAGCTTTAA